From the genome of Neisseria lisongii, one region includes:
- a CDS encoding Na+/H+ antiporter family protein — MNAVVIAVIVMLALSLARIHVVLSLVIGAFVGGLVAGMPVADIAGAAGKVSQEGIITVFQNGLAGGAKIALSYAMLGAFAMAITHSGLPQQLAGSIIRKLNSGNRPDHVNGGGAKIKWLLLGILLVMGVMSQNVVPIHIAFIPMIVPPLLLVFNRLQVDRRLIACVMTFGLVTTYMFLPYGFGAIFLNEIMLGNIRAAGMDTQGINVMQAMAIPALGMVVGLLLAFVHYRKPRFYQNNQVDMENANVEHPAPSPYRSLVAAIAIAVCFAIQLLYDEALLLGAMLGFAVFMTLGVIKRSDANDVFGAGIRMMAMVGFVMIAAQGFAAVMKATGDIQPLVEGSMAMFGGSKGLAAFAMLVVGLLVTMGIGSSFSTLPIITAIYVPLCLSLGFSPLATVAIIGTAGALGDAGSPASDSTLGPTMGLNVDGQHDHIRDSVIPTFIHYNLPLLAAGWIAAMVL, encoded by the coding sequence ATGAATGCCGTAGTAATTGCAGTCATTGTTATGCTGGCTTTGTCGCTGGCGAGGATACACGTTGTACTCAGTTTGGTCATCGGCGCATTTGTCGGCGGCTTGGTGGCCGGTATGCCGGTGGCGGATATTGCCGGTGCGGCGGGCAAGGTGTCGCAGGAGGGGATTATCACCGTGTTTCAAAACGGCTTGGCGGGCGGGGCGAAAATTGCGCTTTCTTATGCCATGCTCGGCGCATTTGCGATGGCGATTACCCATTCGGGCTTGCCGCAGCAGCTTGCCGGTTCGATCATCCGCAAACTCAATTCGGGCAACCGTCCCGACCACGTCAATGGCGGCGGGGCGAAAATCAAATGGTTGCTGCTGGGCATTTTGTTGGTGATGGGCGTGATGAGTCAAAACGTTGTGCCGATTCACATTGCCTTTATTCCGATGATTGTGCCGCCGCTGCTGCTGGTGTTCAACCGTCTGCAGGTTGACCGCCGTTTGATTGCCTGCGTGATGACTTTTGGTTTGGTAACGACTTATATGTTTTTGCCGTATGGTTTCGGCGCTATTTTCTTGAACGAAATCATGTTGGGCAATATCCGTGCCGCCGGTATGGATACGCAGGGCATTAATGTAATGCAGGCGATGGCGATTCCCGCTTTGGGCATGGTTGTTGGCCTGCTGCTGGCGTTTGTTCATTACCGCAAACCCCGTTTCTATCAAAATAATCAGGTGGATATGGAAAACGCCAATGTCGAACACCCTGCGCCGTCGCCTTACCGCAGCTTGGTTGCAGCGATTGCGATTGCCGTGTGTTTCGCCATTCAGTTGTTGTACGATGAAGCTCTGTTGCTGGGTGCGATGCTCGGTTTTGCCGTATTTATGACCTTGGGTGTGATTAAACGCAGCGATGCCAACGATGTATTCGGTGCCGGTATCCGCATGATGGCGATGGTCGGCTTTGTGATGATTGCCGCTCAAGGTTTCGCCGCTGTGATGAAAGCCACCGGCGATATTCAGCCGTTGGTTGAGGGAAGCATGGCGATGTTCGGCGGCAGCAAAGGACTGGCGGCGTTTGCGATGTTGGTGGTCGGCCTGCTGGTAACCATGGGTATCGGCTCGTCGTTTTCCACTTTGCCGATTATCACCGCTATTTATGTGCCGCTGTGCCTGAGCCTCGGCTTCTCGCCACTGGCAACCGTTGCCATTATCGGCACCGCCGGTGCGCTGGGCGATGCCGGTTCGCCCGCTTCCGACTCCACGCTCGGTCCGACCATGGGCTTGAATGTGGACGGCCAGCACGACCATATCCGTGATTCGGTGATTCCGACCTTTATCCACTACAACCTGCCGCTGCTGGCCGCCGGTTGGATTGCTGCCATGGTGTTGTGA
- a CDS encoding peptidylprolyl isomerase, whose translation MKYTRSLIWLTAAAASLAVAAPEIAPERIDAAVRTVLQQGGEAAAGADGKVIRNQVTRQLQTLEVLKNEALKLGLDKDPEVQIHFKNMEAEFYAGQYTEYLQKQIEVSDAELRRFYDRKTLLIQLQEAAFPSEAAAQEALALLRKGLSFDELAKRYPSAEPTVPDHLFSPESKLPEPLQSVVENLNRGEVTREPVKLGDRFYLFKLSKTDRVPEAPPFELVRHELVRLLKEEQVAQQLKALLKANGLDAE comes from the coding sequence ATGAAATATACCCGCAGCCTGATATGGCTGACCGCAGCGGCGGCTTCTCTGGCAGTTGCCGCTCCCGAAATTGCGCCCGAACGCATCGATGCCGCAGTGCGTACCGTTTTACAGCAAGGCGGCGAAGCGGCGGCCGGTGCAGACGGCAAAGTCATCCGCAATCAGGTAACCCGACAGTTACAGACTCTGGAAGTGTTGAAAAACGAAGCGTTGAAGCTGGGTTTGGACAAAGACCCGGAAGTGCAGATTCATTTCAAAAACATGGAAGCCGAGTTTTATGCCGGACAATACACCGAATATCTGCAAAAGCAGATAGAAGTTTCCGATGCCGAACTGCGCCGCTTCTACGACCGCAAAACCCTGCTGATTCAGCTTCAGGAAGCCGCTTTCCCGAGCGAAGCCGCTGCGCAGGAAGCCTTGGCGCTGCTGCGCAAAGGTTTGTCGTTTGACGAATTGGCGAAGCGTTATCCGAGCGCCGAGCCGACCGTTCCTGATCATCTGTTTTCGCCGGAAAGCAAATTGCCCGAGCCGCTGCAAAGCGTGGTTGAAAACCTGAACCGGGGCGAAGTAACCCGCGAGCCGGTGAAGCTGGGCGATCGGTTTTATCTCTTTAAATTGAGCAAAACCGACCGAGTGCCGGAAGCACCGCCGTTTGAACTGGTGCGCCACGAGTTGGTACGCCTGTTGAAAGAAGAACAGGTGGCGCAGCAGCTGAAAGCATTGCTCAAAGCCAACGGCCTTGACGCAGAGTAG
- a CDS encoding SlyX family protein — protein MNDWEHRITELEIQTALQADLIDSLNTIVADMQQTLDLQQEQLRLLYRRMQDKNADEGNAYSLRDEIPPHY, from the coding sequence ATGAACGATTGGGAACACCGCATTACCGAACTCGAAATTCAGACGGCCTTGCAGGCAGATTTAATCGACAGTTTGAACACCATCGTTGCCGATATGCAGCAGACGCTGGATTTGCAACAGGAACAACTGCGCCTGCTGTACCGCAGAATGCAGGACAAAAACGCCGACGAAGGCAACGCATACAGCCTGCGTGACGAAATCCCGCCGCATTATTGA
- a CDS encoding septation protein A, with product MKVLSDLFAVILFFAIYSLTKDMILATAAALAAGVLQAVWAYKKNGRLDTMQWVSLILIVVMGGATILLKDKRFIMWKPTVLFWLGAAVLLGSHLMGKNGLKATMGKELSLPQAVWTHLTYAWTAFLIFMGCANIFVFQHFSEAQWVNYKLFGSSGLMIVFILAQALYLSRHLSDKH from the coding sequence ATGAAAGTTTTAAGCGATTTATTTGCCGTTATTCTGTTTTTTGCGATTTATTCGCTGACCAAAGACATGATTCTGGCAACGGCGGCGGCTTTGGCGGCCGGTGTGCTGCAGGCGGTTTGGGCGTATAAGAAAAACGGGCGGCTGGATACCATGCAGTGGGTCAGCCTGATTCTGATTGTGGTGATGGGCGGGGCGACGATTCTGCTGAAAGACAAACGCTTCATCATGTGGAAACCGACCGTGTTGTTCTGGCTGGGTGCAGCGGTGTTGCTGGGCAGCCACCTGATGGGCAAAAACGGGCTGAAAGCCACGATGGGCAAAGAATTATCGTTGCCGCAGGCAGTGTGGACCCATCTGACTTATGCGTGGACGGCGTTCTTGATTTTTATGGGTTGTGCCAATATTTTCGTGTTTCAACATTTCAGCGAAGCGCAGTGGGTGAATTACAAACTGTTCGGCTCGAGCGGTTTGATGATTGTTTTTATTCTGGCTCAGGCTTTATACTTGAGCCGACATTTATCCGACAAACATTAA
- the pdxA gene encoding 4-hydroxythreonine-4-phosphate dehydrogenase PdxA produces MTPILAVTSGEPAGIGPDICLDLAFADLPCRCVVLGDKDLLRRRAAALGKEVVLRDFQAGRPSEKPEKGVLDVYHIPLNAACEAGRLNPANADYVLQLLDTAYQGISDGLFAAMVTAPLHKGVINEGMAGGGFFSGHTEYLAEKSGTPQVVMMLAGGGLRVALVTTHLPLKDIAAAVTQPLVESVARILHHDLKHKFGIATPRILVTGLNPHAGEGGHLGHEEIDIIIPALENLQAEGIDAKGPYPADTVFQPFMLKNGDAVLAMYHDQGLPTLKYAGFGQGVNITLGLPFVRTSVDHGTALDLAGSGKADSGSLMVAVETAWEMVSKGKTD; encoded by the coding sequence ATGACCCCGATTTTAGCCGTTACCAGTGGCGAGCCTGCGGGCATCGGCCCCGATATCTGTTTGGATTTGGCGTTTGCCGATTTGCCTTGCCGCTGCGTGGTCTTGGGCGACAAAGATCTGTTGCGCCGGCGTGCCGCCGCATTGGGCAAAGAGGTGGTATTGCGTGATTTTCAGGCGGGAAGGCCGTCTGAAAAGCCTGAAAAAGGCGTGTTAGACGTGTACCATATTCCGCTGAACGCCGCCTGCGAAGCGGGCAGGCTCAATCCGGCCAATGCTGATTATGTGCTGCAACTGTTGGACACGGCATATCAAGGCATTTCAGACGGCCTGTTTGCGGCGATGGTTACTGCGCCGCTGCACAAAGGCGTGATTAACGAAGGCATGGCGGGCGGCGGTTTTTTCAGCGGACACACCGAATACCTTGCCGAAAAAAGCGGCACGCCGCAAGTGGTGATGATGTTGGCGGGCGGCGGTTTGCGGGTGGCTTTGGTAACGACCCATTTGCCGCTGAAAGACATCGCCGCCGCTGTTACGCAGCCTTTGGTCGAGAGCGTTGCCCGCATTTTGCACCATGATTTAAAACACAAATTCGGGATTGCCACCCCACGCATACTGGTTACCGGCCTCAATCCCCACGCCGGCGAGGGCGGCCATTTGGGGCATGAGGAAATCGATATTATTATCCCTGCGCTGGAAAACCTGCAGGCCGAGGGCATTGACGCCAAAGGCCCGTATCCCGCCGATACGGTGTTTCAGCCGTTTATGCTGAAAAACGGCGATGCGGTGCTGGCGATGTATCACGACCAAGGATTGCCGACCCTCAAATATGCCGGTTTCGGGCAGGGCGTGAATATTACGCTGGGGTTGCCGTTTGTCCGCACCTCAGTCGATCACGGCACGGCGCTTGATTTGGCCGGTAGCGGCAAGGCCGATTCGGGAAGCCTGATGGTGGCGGTGGAAACGGCATGGGAAATGGTGAGTAAGGGTAAAACTGATTGA
- a CDS encoding peptidylprolyl isomerase, which translates to MNKIRFSALLLAALSGSLFAQTLVTVNGEAIDSSVIDSQVKVMAANQQVRDSAELRQYLTEGQVVRTAVAQEAKRLKLDQSAEYRKALETARAEAKKSGADKQAGFKTEWAVFESELLGQAYAAHIAAQAPVAEADVKAAYQQFADHYKGSDEVLLGEIVTKTQAEAQKAVAELKAKKGFADVFKRYSLDEQRKQSQELFAPVPLKDLQQSAPPVYAAVKDLKKGGVSAPVAAGQVFSVFYVNDRRALQVPAYEQLKGEIAQSLQAQRIDQAVGSLLQKAKIQPAK; encoded by the coding sequence ATGAACAAAATCCGATTTTCCGCATTGCTGCTGGCCGCACTGTCCGGCAGCCTGTTTGCCCAAACCTTGGTAACCGTCAACGGCGAAGCGATTGACAGCAGCGTTATTGACAGTCAAGTCAAAGTCATGGCCGCCAATCAGCAAGTTCGGGATTCCGCCGAATTGCGCCAATATCTGACCGAAGGCCAAGTGGTGCGTACCGCAGTCGCCCAAGAAGCCAAACGCCTGAAACTCGACCAAAGCGCCGAGTACCGCAAAGCGTTGGAAACCGCCCGTGCCGAAGCCAAAAAATCCGGTGCCGACAAACAGGCCGGTTTCAAAACCGAATGGGCAGTATTTGAAAGCGAACTGCTCGGTCAGGCCTATGCCGCACACATTGCCGCCCAAGCGCCGGTTGCCGAAGCAGACGTGAAAGCCGCTTATCAGCAGTTTGCCGACCACTATAAAGGCAGCGACGAAGTCTTGTTGGGCGAAATCGTAACCAAAACCCAAGCCGAAGCGCAAAAAGCCGTTGCCGAGCTGAAAGCCAAAAAAGGCTTTGCCGACGTGTTCAAACGCTATTCTTTGGACGAACAGCGCAAACAAAGCCAAGAACTGTTTGCCCCTGTGCCGCTGAAAGATTTGCAACAGTCCGCACCGCCGGTGTACGCAGCGGTGAAAGATTTGAAAAAAGGCGGCGTTTCCGCACCGGTTGCCGCAGGGCAGGTGTTCAGCGTGTTTTATGTCAACGACCGCCGAGCGCTGCAAGTGCCGGCTTATGAACAGCTGAAAGGCGAAATCGCCCAAAGCCTGCAGGCGCAACGCATCGACCAAGCCGTCGGCAGCCTGCTGCAAAAAGCCAAAATCCAACCCGCTAAATAA
- the truA gene encoding tRNA pseudouridine(38-40) synthase TruA — protein MSPHHAPKQRWALTLAYDGSRFYGFQKQADGIATVQAALEHALSRIAQEPITVTAAGRTDTGVHASAQVVHFDTAAERVPQAWIRGVNAHLPQGIAVLHAQTVAPEFHARFDASGRHYRYLLQSAPVRSPLLIGKAGWTHYPLDLAAMQQAVQHLVGEHDFSSFRAAQCQAKSPVKTIYHAHIDGTPECYKLDLHGNAFLHHMVRNIMGALVYVGSGRMSPQAFAGLIAERSRLKAPPTFMPDGLYLTGVDYPPHFGITPPQIPAWL, from the coding sequence ATGTCCCCACACCACGCCCCCAAACAACGCTGGGCCTTAACCCTTGCCTACGACGGCAGCCGCTTTTACGGTTTTCAAAAACAGGCCGACGGCATTGCCACCGTGCAGGCGGCACTCGAACACGCCCTCAGCCGCATCGCCCAAGAACCCATCACCGTTACCGCCGCCGGCCGCACCGACACCGGCGTACACGCCAGCGCCCAAGTCGTCCACTTCGACACCGCCGCCGAGCGGGTACCGCAGGCATGGATACGGGGCGTAAACGCCCATTTGCCGCAGGGCATCGCCGTGTTGCACGCCCAAACCGTCGCCCCCGAATTTCACGCCCGTTTCGATGCCAGCGGGCGGCATTACCGCTATCTGCTGCAATCCGCTCCTGTGCGTTCGCCGCTGCTCATCGGCAAAGCCGGTTGGACCCACTACCCGCTCGACCTTGCCGCCATGCAGCAGGCTGTGCAGCATTTAGTCGGCGAACACGATTTTTCTAGCTTCCGAGCCGCCCAGTGCCAAGCCAAATCGCCGGTCAAAACCATTTATCATGCCCATATCGACGGCACGCCCGAATGCTACAAACTCGACCTGCACGGCAACGCCTTTCTGCACCATATGGTACGCAACATCATGGGCGCATTGGTTTATGTCGGCAGCGGCAGAATGAGTCCGCAGGCATTCGCCGGTTTGATTGCCGAACGCAGCCGCCTCAAAGCCCCGCCCACCTTTATGCCCGACGGGCTTTACCTCACAGGCGTGGATTATCCGCCTCACTTCGGTATCACCCCGCCCCAAATCCCAGCGTGGCTGTGA
- the ruvC gene encoding crossover junction endodeoxyribonuclease RuvC, whose amino-acid sequence MNRKTQRILGIDPGSRITGFGIIDVCGRDYQYVASGCIKTIPADELAGRIGVICENIREIIELYRPNQAAVEQVFVNVNPAATLMLGQARGAALAALVMRGLPVYEYTALQVKQAVVGKGKAAKEQVQHMVVQMLGLSGTPQADAADGLAVALTHALRNHSLAYKLNADGMQIKGGRFQR is encoded by the coding sequence ATGAACCGGAAAACCCAACGCATTTTAGGCATCGATCCCGGCAGCCGGATTACCGGTTTCGGCATCATTGATGTGTGCGGCCGAGATTATCAATATGTCGCCTCAGGCTGCATCAAAACCATTCCCGCTGACGAGTTGGCGGGGCGGATTGGCGTGATTTGCGAAAACATCCGTGAAATCATTGAATTATACCGTCCCAATCAGGCGGCGGTGGAACAAGTGTTTGTTAATGTCAATCCGGCGGCCACGCTGATGTTGGGACAGGCGAGGGGCGCAGCGTTGGCGGCATTGGTGATGCGGGGCTTGCCGGTGTACGAATATACCGCCCTGCAGGTTAAGCAGGCGGTGGTCGGCAAGGGTAAGGCGGCGAAAGAGCAGGTACAGCACATGGTGGTGCAGATGCTCGGTTTGTCCGGTACACCGCAGGCGGATGCCGCCGACGGTCTCGCCGTCGCCCTGACCCACGCCCTGCGCAACCACAGCCTTGCCTACAAGCTGAACGCTGACGGTATGCAGATTAAAGGCGGACGGTTTCAGAGATAA
- a CDS encoding lipid A biosynthesis lauroyl acyltransferase, producing the protein MKFAFVILYLVQLLPFKLLHKLADAVGLLAYYAVKPRRKVGEINLEKCFPERSAAERTALLKRHFQHMAKLMLEYGLYWYAPAERLRKLVHYRDKHYLDEALAAGEKVIILYPHFTAFEMAVYTLNQDVALTSMYSHQKNRTLDEQILKGRHRYQNVFLIGRTEGLRAIIKQIRKSAAPFLYLPDQDFGRNDSIFVDFFGIPTATIAGLSRIAGMTGAKVIPAIPTREADNTVTLCFYPAWEHFPGGDIEADTRRMNRFIEERICEQPEQYFWLHKRFKTRPEGEAGFYDKVK; encoded by the coding sequence ATGAAATTTGCCTTCGTGATACTCTATCTGGTGCAACTGTTGCCGTTCAAACTGCTGCACAAACTCGCCGATGCCGTCGGGCTGCTGGCCTATTACGCCGTCAAGCCCCGCCGCAAAGTCGGCGAAATCAATTTGGAAAAATGCTTTCCCGAACGCAGCGCCGCCGAACGCACCGCCCTGCTCAAACGCCATTTCCAGCACATGGCGAAACTGATGCTGGAATACGGTCTGTATTGGTACGCCCCGGCCGAACGCCTGCGCAAACTCGTGCATTATCGGGACAAACATTATCTTGACGAAGCGCTGGCCGCCGGCGAAAAAGTGATTATTCTCTACCCCCATTTCACCGCCTTTGAAATGGCGGTTTACACATTAAACCAAGATGTTGCGCTCACCAGCATGTATTCCCACCAGAAAAACCGCACGCTGGACGAGCAGATTCTCAAAGGCCGCCACCGCTATCAAAACGTCTTCTTAATCGGACGTACCGAAGGCCTGCGCGCCATCATCAAACAAATCCGCAAATCCGCCGCCCCGTTTCTCTATCTCCCCGATCAGGATTTCGGCCGCAACGATTCGATTTTTGTCGATTTTTTCGGCATTCCCACCGCCACCATCGCTGGGCTGAGCCGCATCGCCGGCATGACCGGTGCCAAAGTGATACCCGCCATTCCCACACGGGAAGCCGACAATACCGTAACCCTGTGCTTCTATCCGGCGTGGGAACACTTCCCCGGCGGCGACATCGAAGCCGACACCCGCCGCATGAACCGCTTTATCGAAGAACGGATATGCGAGCAGCCCGAACAGTATTTCTGGCTGCACAAACGCTTCAAAACCCGCCCCGAAGGCGAAGCCGGTTTTTACGATAAAGTGAAATAA
- a CDS encoding YciI family protein, with protein sequence MDYFMLLATDGEDVHEARMAARPAHLARLEKLKEQGRLLTAGPNPLPENPERVSGSLIVAQFESLDAAQEWAEQDPYVDAGVYEEVLIKPFKAVFK encoded by the coding sequence ATGGATTATTTTATGCTGTTGGCGACCGATGGCGAAGATGTGCATGAAGCACGCATGGCGGCACGTCCGGCGCACTTGGCACGTTTGGAAAAGCTGAAAGAACAAGGCCGCCTGCTGACCGCCGGCCCGAATCCCTTGCCGGAAAACCCCGAACGGGTATCGGGCAGCCTGATTGTGGCGCAGTTTGAATCGCTGGATGCTGCTCAAGAATGGGCGGAACAAGACCCGTATGTCGATGCCGGCGTGTATGAAGAAGTATTGATCAAACCATTCAAGGCAGTATTTAAATGA
- a CDS encoding BolA family protein translates to MSDMRQAIEGRLKSLNLTAFAFTDESHLHIGHAGNKGGGHYAVLAVSPEFAGVSRLNRQRMIKNLLQDLFSDGLIHALSIKAQTPEEYAQS, encoded by the coding sequence ATGAGCGATATGCGCCAAGCCATCGAAGGCCGTCTGAAAAGCCTCAATCTGACGGCGTTTGCCTTTACCGATGAGAGCCATCTGCATATCGGCCACGCAGGCAACAAAGGCGGCGGACATTATGCCGTGCTGGCCGTCAGCCCTGAATTTGCAGGCGTGAGCCGACTCAACCGCCAGCGCATGATTAAAAACCTGTTGCAAGACCTGTTTTCAGACGGCCTGATTCATGCCTTGAGCATCAAAGCGCAAACGCCCGAAGAATACGCCCAATCCTGA
- a CDS encoding carbon-nitrogen hydrolase family protein has product MQKTIRAAAVQMVSSTDVAQNIAAMRRLVAEAAERGAEWVLLPEYWPLMGKNDTDKLAWAEEAGKGEIQTALSDTARHCGVVLFGGTIPLVSSEAGKVMNTLQIYLPDGTLAEHYHKMHLFGFSGLGERYAEADTISAGCEVPHFNIGGVGVAAGVCYDLRFPEFFRAQQPFEVLMLPAAFTYTTGQAHWELLLKARAVENQCYVVASAQGGKHESGRRTFGHSMIIDPWGEVLAERVEGEGVIVADLEAARLNSVRTRLPALQHRLLPPYENQ; this is encoded by the coding sequence ATGCAGAAAACCATACGGGCGGCGGCGGTGCAGATGGTGTCATCAACCGATGTTGCGCAAAATATTGCCGCCATGCGGCGGCTGGTTGCCGAGGCGGCGGAACGGGGGGCGGAGTGGGTGCTGCTGCCCGAATATTGGCCGCTGATGGGAAAAAACGATACCGACAAACTGGCGTGGGCGGAAGAAGCCGGCAAGGGCGAAATTCAGACGGCCTTAAGCGACACTGCCCGCCATTGCGGCGTGGTGTTATTCGGCGGTACGATTCCGCTGGTCAGCAGCGAAGCCGGTAAGGTAATGAATACGCTTCAGATTTATCTGCCCGACGGTACGCTGGCCGAGCATTACCACAAAATGCACTTGTTCGGCTTTTCCGGTTTGGGCGAACGCTACGCCGAAGCCGATACCATCAGCGCCGGTTGCGAAGTGCCGCATTTCAATATCGGCGGGGTCGGCGTGGCGGCGGGGGTATGTTACGATTTGCGTTTCCCCGAATTTTTCCGCGCCCAGCAGCCGTTTGAGGTTTTGATGTTGCCGGCGGCGTTTACCTACACCACCGGTCAGGCGCACTGGGAACTGCTGCTCAAAGCCCGTGCAGTGGAAAACCAATGTTATGTAGTCGCCTCGGCGCAAGGCGGCAAACACGAAAGCGGCCGCCGCACTTTCGGCCACAGCATGATTATCGACCCGTGGGGCGAAGTGTTGGCAGAACGGGTGGAGGGCGAGGGCGTGATTGTTGCCGATTTGGAAGCGGCCAGACTGAACAGCGTCCGCACCCGTTTACCGGCATTGCAGCACAGACTGTTGCCGCCTTATGAAAATCAATGA
- a CDS encoding monovalent cation:proton antiporter family protein, translated as MHEFSLAPIVIVLLVSVITVIFCRKLNIPSMLGYLLVGFIAGPSMLHLIPKNQATDYLGEIGIVFLMFSIGLEFSLPKLKAMRRLVFGLGGLQVVITMLSVMGVLMALDTPFNWAFATAGALAMSSTAIVSRILSEKTELGQPHGQMAMGVLLMQDIAVVPLMILIPALAGGSSGNLWAELGWAALKMIATLSILFLIGNRVMSPWFRMVAKRKSSELFMINVLLVTLGVAYLTELEGLSLALGAFVAGMLLSETEYRFQVEDDIRPFRDILLGFFFITVGMKLDLQALISDWQLILVLLAILVLLKALVVFIIAHRMRNPVGDSLKAALYLAQGGEFGFVMLAISSKINMVSTELEQAATAAVLLSMVIAPFLLESSDKIVNRFVKSSWDMKALNLHTMLVATMNKSDHVLIIGFGRGGQTVGRILAEQNIPYFALDLDVERVQIARSAGEPVSFGDAKRREVLEAAGLGRAKMVVLTLNNMHETQHVLNNIISMHPSMPVYARAINDDYVGIFTDMGAEEAVSDTKETSLALAGYAMLAHGAPYNKVYQTITNIRRSRYASLGDLFSGSDDDTGFSEEGKTVVRYAFALSDNAAAVGKTIAQLPIQSCHIRLLFVRRNTGRIDNLAPEFVLQTGDILVVAGKKEEIISFENWSLQGHF; from the coding sequence ATGCACGAATTTTCCCTCGCACCCATCGTTATCGTTTTGCTCGTTTCCGTGATTACCGTGATTTTCTGTCGGAAACTCAATATCCCTTCCATGCTGGGCTATCTTTTGGTCGGCTTTATCGCCGGTCCGAGTATGCTGCACCTGATTCCCAAAAATCAGGCAACCGATTATTTGGGCGAAATCGGCATTGTGTTTCTGATGTTCAGCATCGGTTTGGAATTTTCCCTCCCCAAACTCAAAGCCATGCGCCGCTTGGTGTTCGGACTGGGCGGGCTGCAGGTAGTGATAACCATGCTGTCGGTAATGGGCGTACTGATGGCGCTGGACACGCCGTTTAACTGGGCATTCGCCACCGCCGGCGCACTGGCCATGTCGTCCACCGCCATTGTCAGCCGCATTCTTTCCGAAAAAACCGAATTGGGCCAGCCGCACGGTCAAATGGCAATGGGCGTTTTGCTGATGCAGGACATCGCCGTTGTCCCTCTGATGATTCTGATTCCGGCGCTCGCCGGCGGCAGCAGCGGCAATCTGTGGGCAGAACTCGGCTGGGCGGCGCTGAAAATGATTGCCACCCTGAGCATTCTGTTTTTAATCGGCAACCGGGTGATGTCGCCGTGGTTCAGAATGGTCGCCAAACGCAAATCGTCCGAATTGTTCATGATTAACGTACTGCTGGTTACCTTGGGCGTGGCCTATCTGACCGAACTGGAAGGCCTGTCGCTGGCATTGGGCGCATTTGTTGCCGGTATGCTGCTCTCGGAAACCGAATACCGCTTCCAAGTGGAAGACGACATCCGCCCGTTTCGGGACATTCTGCTCGGCTTTTTCTTTATCACCGTCGGCATGAAACTCGACCTACAGGCGCTGATCAGCGACTGGCAGCTGATTTTGGTGCTGCTGGCCATTTTGGTGCTGCTGAAAGCGCTGGTGGTGTTTATCATCGCCCACCGTATGCGCAACCCTGTCGGCGACAGCCTCAAAGCAGCGCTGTATCTGGCGCAGGGCGGCGAATTCGGCTTTGTAATGCTGGCGATTTCCAGCAAAATCAACATGGTTTCCACCGAATTGGAACAGGCCGCCACCGCCGCCGTATTACTTTCGATGGTGATTGCACCGTTTTTGCTCGAAAGCAGCGACAAAATCGTCAACCGCTTTGTGAAATCCAGCTGGGACATGAAAGCGCTCAACCTGCACACCATGCTGGTGGCCACCATGAACAAATCCGACCACGTCCTGATTATCGGCTTCGGACGGGGCGGCCAAACCGTCGGCAGGATTCTGGCCGAACAAAATATCCCCTACTTCGCCCTCGACTTAGACGTAGAACGGGTGCAGATTGCCCGCAGCGCCGGCGAACCGGTATCCTTCGGCGATGCCAAACGCCGGGAAGTATTGGAAGCCGCCGGATTGGGGCGTGCCAAAATGGTGGTGCTGACCCTCAACAATATGCACGAAACCCAGCATGTATTGAACAACATCATTTCCATGCACCCGTCGATGCCGGTGTATGCCCGTGCCATTAACGACGATTATGTCGGCATTTTCACCGATATGGGCGCAGAAGAAGCCGTTTCCGACACCAAAGAAACCAGCCTCGCACTCGCCGGTTACGCCATGCTCGCACACGGCGCACCTTACAACAAAGTCTATCAGACCATTACCAACATCCGCCGCAGCCGCTACGCCTCGCTGGGCGACTTATTCAGCGGCAGCGACGACGATACCGGCTTTTCGGAAGAAGGCAAAACCGTTGTCCGCTACGCCTTCGCCCTCAGCGACAACGCCGCCGCCGTCGGCAAAACCATTGCCCAACTTCCTATCCAAAGTTGCCATATCCGCCTGCTGTTTGTCCGCCGCAACACCGGCCGCATCGACAACCTAGCGCCCGAATTTGTCTTGCAAACAGGCGACATTTTAGTAGTTGCGGGCAAAAAAGAAGAAATAATTTCTTTTGAAAACTGGAGCTTGCAGGGACACTTCTGA